TCGGCAGAGCCGTCACAGCAGACGACGACGGTCTGTGCGTCGGAGACGGGTCCGACAGACTGGGCGTCCCTCGCGGTCGCGGACTGCGACCCGACGTCGCCGGTCGACCGCGATCCGGTCCCGGTCGCAGCGTCGTCGCTCACGCGCGACCTCCGTCGACCTGTGGGGCGGAGTAGCCCGGGATCAGTCGCCCACCCAGCGCGAGCAGGTCCGCCTCGTGCCGGATCAGCAGGGTGCCGAGCACGCTCATCACCAGCACGTAGCCGACCGCGAACTCCGGTACCAGCGACCCGAGTCGGTCGCCGGCCGCCGACCCCGCCAGTGCCGCGAGGACCAGCGAGAACTCGCCCCGAGCGACGAGACCGACGCCGACCCGGAAGGATCGCCGGGAGTCCAGTCCGTACAGCTTCCCGCCGAGGGTGCCGGAGACGAGTTTCGTCACAGTCGTCACGACCAGCGCGACCGCGAGGAAGCCCGCGACGCTCGACAGCGCGAGGAGGCTGGTCGTCGCGCCGACACCGAAGAAGAACAGCCCCGCGAACAGGTCTCGCGCCGGGTCGATGACGCGCTCGATGCGCTCGGCGTGGTCGGTCGGCCCGAGCGCGGCACCGACGAAGAACGCCGTCACGCCCTCGCTGACACCGAGCGTCAGGCCGACGCCCGCGAGGAGTGCCATCACGCCGAACACTCGGAGCAGAAAGAGTTCGTCCGAGTCGCTGGCGAAGAAGCGATCGAGCAGGTCGGTGCCGCGCCAGCCGACGACTGCGACAGCACCGAGAAGCAGGAACCCGCGGCCGACGCCGAGTGCGGCGTCGACCAGTCCGTCGCCGCCGAGCACGACCGACGAGAGGAACGTCAGGTAGACCGCGATCAGCAGGTCTTCGGCGACCAGCGTCCCGAGGATGGGTTCGCTCTCGGGTTCGACGATCCAGCCGCGTTCGATCAGCGACTTCGTGATGATCGCGCTGGAGGACATGTAGACGATGCCGGCGACGAACAGGGCTTCGAGGGTCGAGAAGCCGAACAGGATCGCCAGTCCGAAGCCGGCGGCGTAGTTCAGCAGGAAGTCGAGGGCGGAGCTGCCCAGGATGGCGCGGCGGTTCGACAGTAGTTCGCCGACGCTGACGTGGAGACCGAGAAAGAAGAGCAGGGCGACGACGCCGAGTTCGGCGAAGACGTCGATGTAGCCCGAGGGGTCCACGACCGCGAGTCGGATCGGACCGAGGTGTCGCGGGACGCTCGGCCCGAGGACGATGCCGGCGAGGATGTACGCCGGGATCACCGACTGCCCGAATCGCTTGGCGACGGCACCGGCGAGTGCGATGGCGGTGACGACGACGCCGACCGTCAACAGCGGCGGAAGCGGGCCGCCAGCGGCGGTCATCTGCCTCCCAGCAGGCGATCCAGTGCGGCCAGTTCGTCGCGGGTGCCGAGGGCGACGACGGTGTCGCCCGACTCGACGACGAACTCGGGGTCGGGACTCGGGACGGTCTCCCGGCCGCGCTGGACCGCGATGACGGTCGCGCCGGTCTCACGCCAGATCGTCGCGTCGCCGAGTTCGGTGTCGGCGAGCCGTGACTCCTCGTCGATGCGAACCCACTCGATGATCGCCTCGCCGAGTGGGACTTCCAGATCGTCCAGTTGGACTGGCTGGTAGTAGGTGCCGGCCAGAACGGAGCCGAGTTGGCGTGCCTCGCGGTCGGACAGCGAGGCGAGTCGTTCGTGCCGGTCGTCGCCGTCGCGGAACAGTTCGCGTTTCCCGTCGTGGTGGACGAGGGCGACGAGCGTCTCGGTGCCACAGTCGATCTCGAACTTCCGGCCGACGCCGGGGATGGTGGTCTCGTAGAGTGTCATGTGTGTCGTTGGATAGTGTCTGTCGTTGCTGTCGGTGTGGTCGTGGTCTGTCGTCGGTGTCGTCGGTGGCGTCGGTGTCCTCGGTGTCGTCGATGTCGTCGGTGTCGTCGGTGGCGTCGATGTCGTCGGTGTCGTCGGTGGCGTCGGTGGCGTCGGTACTCTGGCCTCGGCGGTGCTCTCGTTCAGAGTGGCACCAGCGCCGTGTGTGGCGCGAGGATCGGCAGTCGCGCGAGTGCTCGGACCGCTCCGGCGACGAGGAGCGTCGGGAGGTCGCCGAGTGCGGGAAGTGCGGGGAGCGCAGGCAGCGACTCCCCGACTGCCGACTGGAGGTCGGCGAGCGCGGTCGCCGGGTCACGGACCGACTCGGCCACTACCGGGACCCGCTCCCCGTGGTAGATCGCCCACCAGACGCCCCAGAGGTGGTCGAGCGGTGTCCACACCCCGAAGGCGTGAGAGACCGCGTCGTCGAGTGCGGCGAGACCGAGACCGACGACCGCGATCTGGAACCGCCGCCCGTAGCGCCAGGTGAGGAGTCCCCCGAGGATGGTGCCACAGACCCCAGCCAGCGCCATCGTCGCGCCGAAGACCGGGTAGTACTTCCAGACGTGTGCCCACGCGAACAGCGCGAGCAGAGCACTGGCCACGACGAGGACCGGTTCTTTCCGTGGGTGGAGGTCCCACTTGCGAGCCGCGAGAAACAGCATCGCGTACAGCGGGTAGAGGAAGTGGTGTGGGCCGAACAGTGCGCCGTCTGGGAGTGTCTCGGCGGGGAACATGGTGAGTGAAGGGAGGGCTGTTCGCCCGGCGGCGGGCGGTCGGGGCTGATCGCGGGCCGGTGGTCGGTGTGGGTTGCAGGTCGGTGGTCGGTAGGGGTCACAGATCGATGGTCGAAGCGGGTCGGGAAGCGATGCCGGCTCAGTCGTCGTCTACTTCCCGTGGTTCGAGCGCGGTCCACTCGCGGGTGTAGAGGTCGTGTCGCCGCAGATCCCACGGGTCGTCGCTCCTCACAGGATCGCCCCGCACTGCCGAGTAGCAGACGTTGAGGAGCCAGATCAACTGGGCGATGCCCAGCACCAGCGCACACACCGTGATCGTACCGTGGATCGGTGCGTACTCGGTCGGGTAGGTCGCGGTCCGGCGCGGGAGGCCGTCCGTGCCGAGCAGGAGCATCGTCCCGAAGGCGGCGGTCGTCGAGAGCGTCGAGAGCCAGAAGTGGAGTCGCGCCAGTCCGCGATGGTACCACCGGCCCGTGAACAGCGGGAACCAGTAGTAGCAGGCCGCGAAGGCCGCGAACACCGACATCCCGACGAGGACGAGGTGGAAGTGCCCGACGACGTAGTAGGTGCCGTGGAGGACGCGGTCCACCGGGATCGACGCGAGGAAGATCCCAGTGACGCCGCCGAGGACGAACTCGAAGACCGCCGCGACACAGAACAGCATCGGCACCCGCAGGCGGATCTTGCCGTTCCACATCGTGGCGATCCAGTTGAACGTCTTGACCGCCGAGGGGACCGCGATGGCCAGCGTCACGGCCATGAAGGACGCCTGCAACCGGGGGTCGATCCCGGTGGCGAACATGTGGTGTGCCCAGACGCCGAAGGAGAGTGCGCCGATGCCGAGCGTCGAGTAGACGACGTACCGGAAGCCGAACAGCCGCCGCCCGGCGAATCGCGGCAGGACGTAGCTGATCACGCCCATCGGCGGGAGCACGAGGATGTACACCTCCGGGTGGCCGAAGAACCAGAACAGGTGTTGGAACAGGATCGGCCCGCCGCCGTCGACCGTGAAGAAGGTCGTCCCGAGGTTCCGGTCCGCCAGCAGCATCAGCACCGAACTGCCGAGGATCGGGAACGCGAACATCACCAGGCCGCCGGTCGTGAGAAAGGTCCACGTCAGGATGTCGAGGTTCGCCCACGACACGTCCCGTTCTGCGACGACGGTCACGACGAAGTTGATCCCGGCCCCTATCGTCGAGACGCCCGAGAGGTGCAGACCGAGCAGCAGGAGATCGACTTCGGCGTTCGGCATCCGGATCGACAGCGGCGGGTAGAGCGTCCACCCGACTGCGGCCGGGTGGACGTTCGCCAGGCCGAGCACCTCGCCGAGCAGGCCCGCGCGGATGAGCGCGCCCGAGCAGACGAGCAACCAGAAGGCCATCGCGTTGAGGCGAGGGAAGGCCATGTCGTCCGCCCCGACCAACAGGGGGAGCAGGTAGTTCCCGAGGCCGAACAGGACCGGCGTGGCGAACAGGAACAGCATCGTCAGGCCGTGCGTCGTGAACAGCGCGTTGTACGTCTCCCGACCCCAGATATCCGCACCGGGCGTCACCAGCGCGGTCCGGAGCATCATCGCGTCGAGCGCCCCCAGCAGGCCGGCCGCAGTGCCGAAAGCGAGGTACAGCAGGCCGATGTCTCTGTGGTCGAGCGTCGTCAGCCAGCGCGTCAGGCCGTCGGGTTTGTCCGCGCCCGCGTCCCCCGCCACGGTCGCCAGCACCTTCCGGATTCGGCGCTTCAGCAGGCCGACGAAGGTCCGGTGGAGGCGGTCGCGCTCGTCCGCCACGGATCACTCTGCCTCCCGCCCGAGTCGGACGAACTGGAGGAACTGGTACGCCCCGAACAGGCCGACGAGCGTGGCGGTTCCGAAGGCGACCTCGGGTGCGATGCCGTACAGCAGGCCGCCGACGACGCCGCCCGGCACGGCGGCGAGGTTCCGGGTGAGCCGACAGGACTCGACCACGCGGTCCGCGCCGTCGCCCTCCACGAGTTCGTCGAACAGCGCGGCACGCGCCGGCACGCCGGCGAACCGGACGCCGAACAGCGCGAACAGGATCGCCAGCACCGCCGGGTGTGAGGGCGCACCGATCAGCAGGAGCGGGAACAGCGCCGCCGAGAGGACCGCGCCCGCGATCACGGTTCGCGGGTCTGCCCACGCCGCGATACGCGTGCCGGCGACGACTGCTCCCAACCCTGCCACGGTCTCGACTGCGACGAGGAGACCGAAGAACGCCACCGGCGGGAGTTCGGTGCCGGCGACCGTGACGCCGACCGCGTGGTACTCGGTCACGACCACGATCAGGAAGACGTGGACCATCCCCTCGGCGAACGTGACGGCGGTGTTGCCGGCCAGCACCGTCCACAGTTCGTCGTTCAGCGCCGACAGCGACCCCCGGAGCGTGTCGAACGTGGGGAACTCTCGGCTGGCAGTCGGAAGGCCGGGGCGAGACACGCCGCGACCGAGGACCGCGAACGCCCCGACAGCGGTGAAGCCGACCGCGCCGGTCACCGCCGCGAGTACCTGAAACGCCGAGAGGTAGACCGCGACCGAGGCGAAGAGTAGGGTCGTCGGCGCGAGCAGGCCGAGGAAGCCGAGCAGTCGGAGCGTCGTCGTCCCGGTCAGCACGGCGGTCGTCGAGTCGGACGCGACGTCGGGCGGGTCGCTCGTCGTCACGTCGCCGAGTCCGACGTGGAGACCCGGTCCGTGGGTACCCCACAGCAGGACGAGTCCGGTGCCGACCGCGACCGCGACCCACGCCGGGACCGGAAACACGTCGCCGATCTGTGGGGCGACCAGCCACAGCAGGGTGCCGGACGCCGAGAGCACGCCGACCGCGACCAGCAGGCGATGCGGAGTTACGGCGTCCGCGACTGCGACCCGGACACGCTCGCCGAGTCCGTCGTGGAGGTGGTCGAGTCTGTCGGCGAGTTCGTCGAGTCGGTTGAGTCTGCCGAATCCACCGGGGACCCTTCGCCGGTCGCCGCCAGCGAGGTACGGGTAGACGGTCCGGCACAGCAAGACGAAACTCGCGTACAGCCCGATCGTCTCGGCCGACGCGCCCAGTCGATTCAGGTACTCGGGCACGAACCGGGCGACGACCTGCACCGCGAGCGAGAAGGCGAGTGTCGCGCCCGCGAGGACGAACACGCCGGGGTCGATGCCGAGAAACGCTCGCGGCGAGGTCGGCCACGCTGTCTCGGCTTTGGTCCCGGTCTCTGGCTCGCCCACTGCTCAGTCCTCCCCGCCCTCCGAGGACGTGGTGGTGTCTACGCTCCTCGGCGCGAAGTCGTCGGTCTCCTCCTCGTCGTTCACGGCTTCCTGTGCCGTGGCGACCGCCGACCCGACCGCACCGGCGACCGTCACGAGCGCCTCGATCACGGTCGCAAGCGCGGTGGCCAGCGTCTTCGATGCCGACGCGAGCACGCCGTACGTCCGTTCGAGTTTCCAGTAGACCGTCCCGAGGACACCGATCACCGTGAGCACTGCATCGCCGACGGTGTCGGTCCCGTAGGCAGTCGTCACCTGGAGCAGGAAGACCGGCGTGGCGAGGAGGTTCCCGACGAGGGTGTACCCTTCCGGGGCCGTCCCGCCGGCCTGTCCCTGCGCGGGTATCAACTGGAGGAAGTCGAAGACGTAGTGGACCGTGACGCCCGCGACGATAGCGGCGGCGGCCATCGAGAGGAACAGGACGGCGGCCATCCGCGACCCGTAGTAACGCCGGTAGGCGTTGACGATGGGCGGGATGATCAGGTCCGCGAAGATGAAGGTGAGCACCGATCCGAAGGCGATGCCGTTCGACCAGAGGATCAGCGCGAAGGGGACGTTCCCGACCGAGCAGATGAACGTCACGACGCCGATGACGACCGCGATGACCGCGCTCGTCAGGACGAACAGGAAGCCGTCGCCGGTGCCGAACAGCGTCGCCCACCACGCGCGGGGGACGAACGCACCGATCAGGCCGGCGATCAGGAAGCCGAGGGCGATGTCCTCCCAGAGCATGTCCCACTCGCGGACGGCGTTCGCGGAGACGCGCTTCCAGCCCTCGGTCGAGAGCATCTCGGGGCCGTCGTCGGCGTCGAGGTCTGCGTCGTTCTTGTTCGCCCACGCCGATTGACAGCCGGCACAGCAGAAGTACACCGACTCGCCGTCGTGGGTCGTCTCGACGGTGTCGTCGTCTGCCGGTTCCGCCGTCATCCCACAGAGCGCGCAGGTCGATTCTTCGAGCGCGAGAACGTGTTCGTACGCCTCGTCCCACCACGCTTGGGGGACGCGCCGGAAGACGACGACGAGGACGCCGACCGCGATCAGGCCGCCGAAGAAGTCGGCGGCGACGAACTGCCAGCCGAGGAGAATCCACATCACGAGCCCTAGTTCGACGACGAGGTCGGTCGCCGCGAACTGGAAGGCCGCGAGCGAGGAGACCGGCGAGGCGCCCTTCTTGTAGAGCGTCTTCGCGGTGGCGACCGCCGAGAAGGAACACGAGGAGGTCGCCGCGCCGAACGCGGTGCCGAGTCCGACTTCCCTCCAGCCGTCGTCGCCGAGGTATTTCGTCATCCCTTCCTCGGTCGTGAACTCCTCGACCGCGCCGGTGATGGTGAAGCCGAGGACGAGTGCCCACCACGTCTCCCACGCCATGTCGAGGGCGAGACCGATGCCTGCCAGAATGGTTTCGACGAGAGCCATCCGAGTCACCTACCGGAACCGCTCCACGATGCGGCCGCTGCTGCCGACCGCCACGTCCGGGGCGGAGGTGGTGCCGAAGGTGACGTCGTACAGGCCCTCGTCGACCGGCTTGGCGGTTCGGTGCCACTCACCCTCGTCGAACTCGAAGACCTCGCCCTCGCTCGTGGTGGCGAGACCCTGACTGTCGTCGCGGGTGAGTCCGTGGACCGAGGCCTGTCCGGCGTCGAGTTCGGTCCAGGTGAAGCCGTTGTACCGGAAGACCGCCCCGCCGGACGCGCCGACGTTGACGCTGTCGGCGTCCATCGCGGCCAGCGAGAGCAGGTCGTTGCCGGCGACCGGGATACCGACCTTGCGCCAATCCTTCCCGGCGTCGGTCGTCTGGAAGACGTTCGTGCTCCCGTCGAGGAGGAAGCCGGTGCCGGTGCCGACGAACTCGACCGCCGAGATCGAGGACCCGGTTCCGGGTTTCGTGACGCCTCTCCAGTCGATCTCGCTCCCGGTGTTCTTCCCGCGCAGGACCTCGCCGGAGCCGTTCGCGAGGTAGATCCACTCCTCGCCTGCGAGTCCGGCGACCGCCACGTCTTCCCACGTCGAGGTCTTCCCGAGTGGGGCCGAGAAGTCGGTGACGGTCGACCCGGCGAGGTCGTATCGGCCGACCGCGCCGGAGCCGCCGGCGAACCAGACGTGGCGTCCGTTCGCGGTGATGTCCGCCCCGAGCAGGCCGTTGCCGGTGACTTCCAGTCCGGAGTCGAGGACGGTCTCCCAGACCCCGTTGCACCGGCCGAGGAGGACGCCCTCCTCGCCGACGGCGAAGGGTCCCTCGCGGGTCGTCACGACCGCGTGGAGGGTCCCGTCGGTCGGGGATTTCACGGCCTGCCAGTCGCCCGGTCCCACGTCGCTGCCGTCGTTGCCGACCGACTGGTTGCCGGAGGGCGTGGTGGTGCCGGGACCGTCGCCGGTGGGCGAGGTGGTCGTCTGCTGTACTGTCGTCGAGTCGGTCGCGGTCTGGCTCGCGTCGCTCCCGCCGAGGCATCCGGCGAGTCCGGTCGCCCCGGCGGTGAGAGCCAGCAGTCCGCGTCGTGTGTAGCTTGTCATGGTGAAGTCGTGGAGGACTGCGGAAGGTCGAGGGAGGAGCGCCGTCGGGTCAGCAGGGAGAGTTCGGTGGCGGGAGCGAACGGTGGAGGGTCGAATGCGTCAGCAGGGAGGTCGAGTGTCGGAGGGAGAGCGTCGAAGTCGGTGGAGGGAGTCGGCGGTCAGCAGGGATTACTCGTTCGTGACTCGAACGACCGGGCCGGCGGTCAACCCGCGAACCCGCGCCCGGCGTGGGTCGTCGTGTGTCCGACAGGTGTAGTGTGCCCCGCCGGCAGTCGTCGCGGGGTCGTCGGTCCCGAGTTCGGTCTGCTCGTGTTCGCCCGCAGTGTGGTCGTCGGTGTCGGTGCGTCCGGTGTCGATCTGGTGTTGGCTCTGGCTCATGGTTGGATGGATTCTGGTGTCTCCGAGTGTTTTCGATAGCCGACGCTGTCGGCTGTTTGCAGTGCTGTGCGGTCGGCGCGTGCGA
This genomic window from Salinirubrum litoreum contains:
- a CDS encoding cbb3-type cytochrome c oxidase subunit I, which codes for MADERDRLHRTFVGLLKRRIRKVLATVAGDAGADKPDGLTRWLTTLDHRDIGLLYLAFGTAAGLLGALDAMMLRTALVTPGADIWGRETYNALFTTHGLTMLFLFATPVLFGLGNYLLPLLVGADDMAFPRLNAMAFWLLVCSGALIRAGLLGEVLGLANVHPAAVGWTLYPPLSIRMPNAEVDLLLLGLHLSGVSTIGAGINFVVTVVAERDVSWANLDILTWTFLTTGGLVMFAFPILGSSVLMLLADRNLGTTFFTVDGGGPILFQHLFWFFGHPEVYILVLPPMGVISYVLPRFAGRRLFGFRYVVYSTLGIGALSFGVWAHHMFATGIDPRLQASFMAVTLAIAVPSAVKTFNWIATMWNGKIRLRVPMLFCVAAVFEFVLGGVTGIFLASIPVDRVLHGTYYVVGHFHLVLVGMSVFAAFAACYYWFPLFTGRWYHRGLARLHFWLSTLSTTAAFGTMLLLGTDGLPRRTATYPTEYAPIHGTITVCALVLGIAQLIWLLNVCYSAVRGDPVRSDDPWDLRRHDLYTREWTALEPREVDDD
- a CDS encoding cation:proton antiporter, which translates into the protein MTAAGGPLPPLLTVGVVVTAIALAGAVAKRFGQSVIPAYILAGIVLGPSVPRHLGPIRLAVVDPSGYIDVFAELGVVALLFFLGLHVSVGELLSNRRAILGSSALDFLLNYAAGFGLAILFGFSTLEALFVAGIVYMSSSAIITKSLIERGWIVEPESEPILGTLVAEDLLIAVYLTFLSSVVLGGDGLVDAALGVGRGFLLLGAVAVVGWRGTDLLDRFFASDSDELFLLRVFGVMALLAGVGLTLGVSEGVTAFFVGAALGPTDHAERIERVIDPARDLFAGLFFFGVGATTSLLALSSVAGFLAVALVVTTVTKLVSGTLGGKLYGLDSRRSFRVGVGLVARGEFSLVLAALAGSAAGDRLGSLVPEFAVGYVLVMSVLGTLLIRHEADLLALGGRLIPGYSAPQVDGGRA
- a CDS encoding permease, whose amino-acid sequence is MALVETILAGIGLALDMAWETWWALVLGFTITGAVEEFTTEEGMTKYLGDDGWREVGLGTAFGAATSSCSFSAVATAKTLYKKGASPVSSLAAFQFAATDLVVELGLVMWILLGWQFVAADFFGGLIAVGVLVVVFRRVPQAWWDEAYEHVLALEESTCALCGMTAEPADDDTVETTHDGESVYFCCAGCQSAWANKNDADLDADDGPEMLSTEGWKRVSANAVREWDMLWEDIALGFLIAGLIGAFVPRAWWATLFGTGDGFLFVLTSAVIAVVIGVVTFICSVGNVPFALILWSNGIAFGSVLTFIFADLIIPPIVNAYRRYYGSRMAAVLFLSMAAAAIVAGVTVHYVFDFLQLIPAQGQAGGTAPEGYTLVGNLLATPVFLLQVTTAYGTDTVGDAVLTVIGVLGTVYWKLERTYGVLASASKTLATALATVIEALVTVAGAVGSAVATAQEAVNDEEETDDFAPRSVDTTTSSEGGED
- a CDS encoding cation:proton antiporter regulatory subunit produces the protein MTLYETTIPGVGRKFEIDCGTETLVALVHHDGKRELFRDGDDRHERLASLSDREARQLGSVLAGTYYQPVQLDDLEVPLGEAIIEWVRIDEESRLADTELGDATIWRETGATVIAVQRGRETVPSPDPEFVVESGDTVVALGTRDELAALDRLLGGR
- a CDS encoding WD40/YVTN/BNR-like repeat-containing protein; its protein translation is MTSYTRRGLLALTAGATGLAGCLGGSDASQTATDSTTVQQTTTSPTGDGPGTTTPSGNQSVGNDGSDVGPGDWQAVKSPTDGTLHAVVTTREGPFAVGEEGVLLGRCNGVWETVLDSGLEVTGNGLLGADITANGRHVWFAGGSGAVGRYDLAGSTVTDFSAPLGKTSTWEDVAVAGLAGEEWIYLANGSGEVLRGKNTGSEIDWRGVTKPGTGSSISAVEFVGTGTGFLLDGSTNVFQTTDAGKDWRKVGIPVAGNDLLSLAAMDADSVNVGASGGAVFRYNGFTWTELDAGQASVHGLTRDDSQGLATTSEGEVFEFDEGEWHRTAKPVDEGLYDVTFGTTSAPDVAVGSSGRIVERFR